tgggagttgaaccataaaccctttggtttgcaggcccgtgctccatccactgagccaccgtAACCAGGGCTACTcttttatgtttacatttctgaattgtttaaaatgaacaaattaaaccaattgaaaaataataaagaaatttaagaagtCTCGACAGGGCTCAGTCCTGTTGTTTTCCTCAGAAGCTCCTATTTAATAGGTTCCAATTGTCAAAGTGCAGGACAAAACTTGAAGAGTGgccatttatctttttcttaaagttaatctttctttttatcttttaaaaactttttcaaagattttatttacttttagagagacgggaaggaagggaggagaaggaagagaaacatcgacgagagagcacccaactggggacctgggccgcaacccaggcctgtgccctgaccgggattcGATTCAGCGACCTTAtcgttcacaggctggtgctcaaccactgaaccacaccagccaggacccattTATCTCTTCATACAGATCAAACGCAAACCTTTTTAAGATAGCAAGCTAACTCTCAACAGGGTGCCATGACAAAGGAGTGGAGTTGGCTCCAAGCCTTTCCCTTTCAGCATCCAGGATTCATTTGGAGACCTTCTAAAAATGGCAGCGCCCTCGTTGCCCCACGGCAGACAGACCGTGAGAGACGGACCTTCCCAACATGGCGGCAAAGGCCTAGGCGTCACATCCTGCAGGATGACGGATATAAAGGGCAGGATTTCCGCTTGCGCTCCTTTCCGGCGGTGACGACCTCCCCACGACAACATGCCTGTGAGTTCCTTGATGCAGGTTTCGGCGGAGATCTCGCTCTTCGGTCCGCACGCTCCTCTCACGCTGATATCGAGTCGTAGAGGGCCCTCATTTGCCCTCCGCATTCCTAGGACATTAACTACAGGGACTGCGGAGGCCCGCGAGGCCCCTGCATAGACGGGAGCGGAGAGGAGATAAGATGGCGGCCCAGCTGCGCAGACACCAGGGGCGGCGAGGGGCGAGCTCTCCCCGGTGTGTGGCAGTGGGGGATGTTTTCGATCGTCCCTTTTCGCCGTTGGTTTATAAATCTCTACGTGTGTGCCTCTCTTAGCTCGCAAAGGATCTCCTTCATCCCTCTccagaagaggagaagaggaaacacaagaagAAGCGCCTGGTGCAGAGTCCCAATTCCTATTTCATGGATGTGAAATGCCCAGGTGAGAAGACAACTTGCAGTAGCCGAGAAAGCACAGGGTTCAGGAATTGCAAAAAGGTGTAGTGTGAGCTGTACCGTATCCTTGAAGCAGCTGCAATGTCTTAAGATTCGAGCTGGGTAAAATTCTGTACTTTAGAAGGAGTGGTCCAGAGTGATTTCCCATCAAAACCCCATGTACAAACCCTCACGTTGCGTTGTGTTAAGAAACTGGGATAATGTGTTGTGCTTCTGTCTTGGTCACCAAGGATTTGTATCCGGAGGCAGAGAGTCGTTGTGGTCTGTGCTCGCCATCCTTCTTTCCCAGGTGGAGGACCCCTGAGTAATTGGTGGTTCCACTCCTTTCCCCTTCAGCCTCCAGGATGGTAGTGACATATTAACCAAAAATCCATAAGTGGGGGCAGGTTGCCTAGATTACTTCTGAGTTGACTTTAATGTATACCTAGAACCAGGTAGTCAAGTTTCAAATAggatagtaaattttaaaagtttttattgcaTGCATATAACAGTTAATACATAATAGCATATGTGTAAGTGAAGAAAGGCTTGGAAGAAATGTAACccctacttgatttttttttttccaggttgcTATAAAATCACCACCGTCTTTAGCCATGCACAAACGGTAGTTTTGTGTGTTGGCTGCTCCACTGTCCTCTGTCAGCCtacaggaggaaaagcaaggctTACAGAAGGTAAATTGTTTAACAAATAGAATCTGGGCTTTGAATCTTATGGTGATAGAAGAATCATGTGTAGTGTAAATTATCAGACTCTTGGAAAAAGGGTTGGATTTGATAgcctttccccccaaaatattagcagaaatgacttttttttttaagagaaagaaaccatcagtttcttgttccacttatttatgggTTCACTGGTTGATTGttacgtgtcctgactggggagtgaacttgcaaccttggtgttTGGGGACACTTGGGCCACGattgagctacttggccagggccaacaacatatttcttaatttcaaaacacTACTGTCCAAAGTTGTGATGAGTGGATGATAAAAGTGGCTTTATTATGACCTGTAGCCAAAAAGGTCCTTAAGTGGCTAGGTGTTaggtaaaggaattaaggaaaAGGTGCAGCATTCTTGGGGGTGGATCACAAGGCATCAGTTCTGTGAGTGTGGGGCAAGGAAAGTAGGCTGCTGTCAGCTAACTTTGAACCATTTTCTTCTAGGATGCTCCTTCAGAAGGAAGCAGCACTAAAAGTACCACGAATCAAGATGAGTGGGGAACCAtcccaataaacacattttggatACATCCTGTTTATTGTCTTGTAGTTTACTGCTAGGAAGTTAAATATTCCCTCAAATATTCAGGGACAACCAGAAGAATGGACTGCTAGTCATTGAGGGCAAGTAAGTAGCCAAGTACTTAAATAGTCCATTTGGGACATTTCTGTCCACCTGGGCACATTAAGTAAATCTTCAGAGCTTGatgaaaaaaatgtggtataccatataaatgagatatttactttcacttttatgttttcttataacTAAGAACAGGAACTGACAGTTAATCTTTGAAACACAATCCAACACACTACTTTAATACAAAACAGCTCGGGATCCTTTATTTACAGTTGTCCAAAACCTTGTTCTGAGGCTTGGGAATATAGAGGTTGTTGCTAGGCGGTTCCTGGGGGATAAGGGCAAGAAACCTCCAGTGTCCTCCAGTTAAGGAGACTTGTCCAAGTGGAGGTTAGTGCCTTATGCTCCACAGCCAGTATTGCAGCCGACTCTGGGCTGGTGGGGGCTGTGGACTCATGAAGCGGGGAGAACGAGTGGAGGTATAAGAACCTAGGAATAAGTGGAGAAGGGAAATAGGTGAAAGGTGAATAAAACCTGGTTATCAGATTTGAAGGAGATAAGGAAGGTGATTCTTTACCTGACTCGGGTATTCCTTGAGTTGGTACATAAACAACTGGAATTGTCTGTATCTTATTTAGGAAGGCATTGTATGCTGGAATAAGAACAAAGATGTCAGTAAAGAAGCCGATTTATCTTCATTGCAGGAAGGCCTTAGTAATATTTCAGATTAAGTAACTTGATAGTAATTTGGAAATTTGTattcagttatttttagagatacTTTCCTCTTTCTGGCCAAAAGATGGGGGGAAGTGCAGGTGTAGATAAAATAGTGTGTGTTGTGTTGTTCACATCATCCTTAGCTATGAATTTGAGCAAAGCAGCCATTATATTAAGGGTTAGCAGTGATTTACACTTCTGGATGGTATTTGTTTGCCACATCCAGTGTATGGTAGTCATAATTTGAGTGGGGCCTTTGCTAGGTGACTGGGGTTAGAGAGGCTGTATCAGTTTCAACTGCTTGTCCCAAATTAGATGTGATGAACAACTAATTCTCATCCTTATTTAGTTTGTGAAATACAAAGGCATTTTCCAAGTCAAAAGTCCATTACCTAGAAAGATGAAAGCTGTTGATGCCAACACTGCAAAGAGAGTCAAGAGGATCTGGTAAGAACCCACGAACTTCTGGAGGACACCTGAATCTTCACATTGATCTATGTATTGGCCAGAACAAGAGAAGATGGTTATTTAATAACACAAGGCAGATGCTGCATTTAAAACCTTGTCACCATTAACGTATCTAGCAGAAGCACTCAATACCGAGCCCTCTAGAACCGTGATTTTCAACTGGTTGCAAGAACtttgaaaatatgcaatatttgaCTGCTTAGACAGGgccactgaccttttttcccttagacaagtctgtcatttttttaaaaatggcaacagccagcacaatagctgtctgatgtgaatgaatcaaaattacaactttttttgtcatgaagaaaaaaacatccagcacaaataatgctccttttctattacaaaatcataagcatgtaattctaacactatcacactccagcacaccatatgacattttaggtgaaatgttcaactTAAGGTGTTAACatccacattattaccctaccaaccacagtcAAACAGGTGttatgtgccagaccctgtgtatttGGTGTGCCACAGTTATTAATAATcatgtgtaccatgagatgaaaaaggttgaaaattgttgctCTGGGAAATTGTTTAGCTTCTTACCAGAGTAAAGAGGTAAACTATATTACCTGGCTCCAACTTTCTGGCTTTTTCCTATTCCCAAAGTAATAGGCTCCAGTTCTTGAGCCTCTTAGTTCTCTGCTTACAAGAGTATTTAAAACCCCTGCCATCTGAAAATGGCTGTTAAATTTCCTATGCATTGAGCTCCGAGTAACATCCCTTCATCACATTAGTGGCAATCTGTGGTGATAACAATTGCTAATCCCGGTAATATTTTTTTGGGTCCCTAATGACCTCTTAAATCCAAGGGCTCCTTATCCTTTTTTACTCAAGATGTTTCTAGGGAACATTTTGATCTGTGTAAAACCTTGACCATAATAAAACTTGAGATTCCTTTCTGAAGTATATTTGGTTATCTGCTTTTGgttatttcaattttttggtGTCTAGAACTCCTTTCTGCCATTAAACT
This portion of the Phyllostomus discolor isolate MPI-MPIP mPhyDis1 chromosome 14, mPhyDis1.pri.v3, whole genome shotgun sequence genome encodes:
- the RPS27 gene encoding 40S ribosomal protein S27 isoform X2; protein product: MDVKCPGCYKITTVFSHAQTVVLCVGCSTVLCQPTGGKARLTEGCSFRRKQH
- the RPS27 gene encoding 40S ribosomal protein S27 isoform X1; translation: MPLAKDLLHPSPEEEKRKHKKKRLVQSPNSYFMDVKCPGCYKITTVFSHAQTVVLCVGCSTVLCQPTGGKARLTEGCSFRRKQH